The nucleotide window GGAAGTTAAATGGTTGTGATTAGCAAGGAGCTTAGGTTCTCAACTAAAGGGGAAATAGACCTTGTCGATATAACTCGGGAAGTTGAGAAGTTCGTTGAAGAGAGCAACGTTAAGAACGGCATCGTTTTGGTATTCGTTCCAGGGGCGACTGGAGCCATAGTTGCCATAGAGCACGAGGAAGGATTGCTCGAAGACTTCAAAAGATTTCTAAGGGAGGTCATCCCCAGGGAAAGGAGTTACCTCCACAATAGGTTCGACGATAACGCCCACTCCCACCTAAGGGCAACTTTACTAGGGCCAAGCTTAGCGTTTCCGATAATAGATGGAAGGCTAGTTAGGGGAACTTGGCAACAGATATTCTTCGTTGAACTTGACACAAGGCCCAGAAGCAGAAGGGTCATCCTTCAGATAGTCGGAGAATAGCCTTCCATACCTCGTTGTTCCTGACTATAAACCACCACCTCTTTAACTCCCTCCTCTTCTCCTTGTAATCTGGATGAAATCTCGAAACCAATGACCAGAACTTCTTTCCATGGTTCATTTCAATTAAGTGACACATCTCGTGGGTGACGAGATAGTGAAGCAAATCTCTAGGTAGTGCCGCGGCCGATAAATCTATCGTTATGGAACCCCTCCAGGTTGTGCTCCCCCATTTCCTCTTCATAACCTTAATGTACACCCTCTTAGGTCTAACTTTTAATGCTCGTCCAACTTCACCCG belongs to Pyrococcus abyssi GE5 and includes:
- a CDS encoding secondary thiamine-phosphate synthase enzyme YjbQ, which gives rise to MVVISKELRFSTKGEIDLVDITREVEKFVEESNVKNGIVLVFVPGATGAIVAIEHEEGLLEDFKRFLREVIPRERSYLHNRFDDNAHSHLRATLLGPSLAFPIIDGRLVRGTWQQIFFVELDTRPRSRRVILQIVGE
- a CDS encoding M48 family metallopeptidase, which encodes MPRLRLGEKEVEYKVIVKPVKYVTIRILEDGTLLVVSPSEEIVEYVLRKKSRWILSKLRLVEDAIRFSNSGFPLFGEFLSVENAPSREEIKRMLRKEVLNIAGEVGRALKVRPKRVYIKVMKRKWGSTTWRGSITIDLSAAALPRDLLHYLVTHEMCHLIEMNHGKKFWSLVSRFHPDYKEKRRELKRWWFIVRNNEVWKAILRLSEG